The Fodinibius saliphilus genomic interval ATGCTCTTACAGGTGCATGATGAATTGATTTTTGAAGTTCCTAAGGAGGAAGCAGATGAGGTACCTGAGAAACTTAAAGAGTTAATGGAATCTGCCTATACGCTCTCTGTACCACTGAAAGTGGATATGGGTCTTGCTGATAATTGGTTAAAAGCCCATTAGTTCTTTATAGTAAAGGATTTGGTGGCCAATATATTACCTTCACTGTCTTCAATCATGACGCGCCAGGGGCCGGTCCAGCTTGGTAAGATCGACTTTGAGCTCCAGGTGCGCCATTTTTTCGCTGCAACGGTAAGGGGAATGCGAGCTTTTTCTTCTTCCTTGTAATGCCACACATGAAATATTTTTGTTGAATCGATTGCACCTTCAATAAGTGTGTAGCAGTAAACAGACCCGATATTTGCAGAAAAGGCAGTATCTTTCTTTATCGGTTGACGATCCTGAACATCTTGCGCAATGGTTATTTGTGGAACTCTTAGATTCTGAGCCTGAACAGAAATACTTGTTCCTAGCAGTACTACAAATATTGATATCGTTTTAAGAGTATTCATAATATCTAATTTTGTTTATTCAATACTAATCTTTTTTTAATATGCGAAAAATTAGTTAAAACTACTTATTTACTGGTAAGCAGAGGGGAGATTTCCGAATTTTGCTTGCAAGTAGTTGATGCACAAGTAATGAATACTTTTAAGGCGGGGATATAACTTTCTCGAACTTACTATTTATATACTTTTCAACGGTTTGTTACTTATAACTTAGGGATGTCATCGCTATTTTCCTTTTCCTTCCTAACACCAATTATGGAAAGGGATCGGTTGCATTTCCAGTGGTTTTGGAAACCTGTCAATCATAAGTTTTGAGTGGGTTCTGTTTCAGTTAATAAGGTACTAGTAGTATCGTAGTATCACTTCGGGATAATGCGAAAAGACTTATAAAAAAGCCTTCAATTGCTATTCTTCAAGTCTAAAACGAGGCAGGTGCAGCGACCATTGAATAGCTGCCAGGCGTAGGCCAATGACGACGGTCATACCAAGAATAATATTGGTAACCGAGGATAAACCTGTAAACTGTAACAGAAGATATACAGTAGCACCAGCCAGGGCTGCTGTAGCATAAATATCACGGCGCATAATGAGTGGAATATCATTAGATAATACATCGCGAATCAGCCCACCGACAGTACCGGTAATAGCTGCCATAATAACAATAATAACTCCATTGGATATTACTTCTTGCGTAATTTGCGCCCCGGTAATTGTGAAAACGGCAAGTCCCAGGGCATCAGCTAAAAGCAATGCTTTCTCCGGGGGAGCTTTATGACGTGTATACCATATTGTTGCCAGGGCCGATATAATAATTACGGATAGGTAAGTAGGGTCTGCAATCCAAAAGATAGGGTGGCGATCCAAGAGAAGGTCACGGGTAGTACCACCACCAATAGCAGTTACCACCGCAATAATTACAACACCCAGCAGATCAAGGCTTTTGCGCCCTGCGGCTAACGCCCCGGATATGGCAAAAACGGAGACGCCGAAAAGATCTAATAAATATAATAGTTGTATCTCGTCCAGCATAGTTCAAGAATATTCTCGTATTAATAAATGGGTTCGGAAAGATCAGTGAGAATATAAAAAAAGGGAGTTCATTTAATGAACTCCCTTTTAAAAAGTAGTACTGCTTAATTTTTTATCTAAAGCTAATACCGAAGCCTACGTTGTAACTGGAATAATTGGAAAGGGTGTAAGACCCAGAAATGTGGAAGACGGCGAAACGAAATCGAAATCCAGCAAGGGCTCGGAACCCGTTATCACCATCAATAGAAATATCAAGTGGTTCATCAACGGCATCAACAATGAATGGTTCGTTATTATTTGGATCATTGGAATAATCGGGATTCGGAACTACAGTAGGATAGGAGCCCGGCGTTTTTATATTAAATGTGGATGCTTCATATCCGATTCCCCCATAAATTGATATCATGGGTAATGTTTTACCAACCAGTGCATTTATTGACCAAGCGTCAGTGTTCATTGTAATTTTCTGACCGTCCCATTGTGAAGCTGAATATGGATTTTCAGTATTTTGGGGGTCTTCAATAACGTCTTGAGCGGTTACATCAAAACCTGAACCGACTTCCATGTTCGTATATCCAAACATAAGTGAGAGGTTAACTGGTAGTAGGTTACCTCCTGGTAACCATTGGTTAATGCCATGTTTAGCACCTACCCCAAATAGGTTAAAGGATCCGAAATCACCAATCGTTGTTTTTGGCATATAACGGAACATTAGTTCAGTGTCTTTAATAAGACCGACACCTGCTTTTATCATTGGGGAGGGAACATATCCAAAGTCAGTCCCTTTAGGCATCTGAAAGTCAAAGATCTTTTGCTCACTTATTCCTCCTGGTCCATCAGGATCTGCATATGCAGCCAGGGTAGGCCCTGCAATATCTTTTCCATTTATGGTTTGAGCAATATTGCCACCACTCTCTATTTCTAATTGTTGCAGATTCAGGCTTTGCACATCAAAGGTCTTGTCTGCACCAGGTACTATAGCAAGACCGGAACTTATCGTTAGATCAAAACCGAATTTTTTATGAGGTTTGGCTGTATTTGTCCAACCGGTGTTTAAAGCAGCACCAAATCCAGATCCAAATGGTTGAAGGTATGCTCTTGCTAATGTATTAGCGTCAGCTTTTCCCGATTGTAAAATCTGCCCGACATCTCCAATTTGGGCATTAGCGGGTAATGTGGAAAAGCCCAAAATCCCGATGAATAGCCCCAGTAATAATGTTCTGTATCTTAATTTCATAGATATTGTGTTTAATTGCGACCCTAATTTGTGTATGTGGAATACTACGTAATTTACAGCTAACTCTCTAGTTCTTAATCTTCTTTTAGAGAATCAAGAATGTTAAGGTATGAATCGTAGCGACCGGGGTCAATATTGCCTTTTTCAAAGGCTTTAATTACGCCACAACCGGGTTCATGGCTGTGAGTACAGTTATTGAATTTGCATTTTCGACGCGGTTCCAGCATCTCAGGGAAAAACAAGGAGAGTTCCCAAGGATCAATATTGACCAGTCCAAATTCGCGAATACCGGGTGTATCAACAAGATAGCCCCCGTCGACAAGTGGTAGTAATTTCGCAAAGGTCGTGGTATGGGTTCCTTTTTCATTATAGGAAGATATGTCTCCGACTTTACGCTCAATATTCGGATTGATATGGTTAAGAAGACTAGTTTTGCCCACTCCCGAAGGTCCTACAAATACTGATGTGATATTTTTCAGGCTGTCTTTGAGGCGGTCAAGAGAGGAGTCATCTTTGATGCTTGTTGTTAATATTCCATAGCCTAACGATTCATAGAGTTCGGTAAGGTATTCAATGGAGTGTAGGTCTTGGTCATCGGCCAAATCCATCTTATTAATCACTACTCTAGCAGGTATTTGGTAGGCTTCGCAGGTTATAAGAAATCGATCCAGAAATTGAGGTTTTAGTTTTGGTTGTTTGACTGCTACTACAACATAGGCAGCATCAATATTGGCAGCCAAAATTTGGTTACCCTGTTGGTGATGGGTAGACTCTCGAATTAAGTAATTTTCCCGATCCTCAATTTCTTCGATACTGCCGGTACCGTCATCATTAATTGTAAAATGCACATAATCACCTACTGCAATAGGATTAGTCAGGGCATGGTCTTCGAGCCGAAACCGTCCGGGCAGCCGACAGTTGATGCTGGTAGTTTCTTCACTCTTTTTATATGATACTTCGTACCAGCGACCTGTTGATTCTACAACGCGTCCTCGATATTTCAAACGTTATCTTTTTATTTATTCAAAGTTTAAAGGGCCTAAAATAAAGAAGTCACCCCGATAAATCGAGGTGACTTCGAAAACATTTTGTCTTATATAGTTTCTAATCCATTACAATGGTTTCTTGGGTAGCATCATTGGATTTGGAACCTTTACCTTTTTGAGCCTTATAACTATCGCTTACTTTAAACCGATCTGCTGGCTCTTGAACAACTTCTTTTTCAAGCACGATATCTAGAAGAGGATCCATGCGCTCCAGGTATTGCACCTTCAGATCACCAAGGACATCTTCTTCGATTTCGGCCACATCTTTTTCATTTTTTTGAGGAAGTAGCACTTTTTCAATACCAGCTCGTTTAGCAGCAAGTACTTTCTCTTTAATCCCGCCAACTGGTAGTACCAATCCACGCAGGGTGATTTCTCCGGTCATAGCTAAGGTCCCCTTGACTTTACGCTGGGTAAATATCGAGGCTACAGCCGAGAAGATAGAAACTCCGGCAGAGGGTCCATCTTTGGGTACTGCTCCTTTGGGTACGTGAATATGGAGATCCCAATATTTGAATGCCTCATCAGGAATATTTAGCTCCTCGGAGTTTGCTTTCAAATAGGACATTGCCAGCATGGCTGATTCCTTCATTACATCACCAAGCTGACCAGTAATATGAAGTTTACCTGATCCTTTTGAGACGCTTGCCTCAATAAATAAGATATCACCACCATAAGGGGTCCAAGCTAAGCCAGTAGCCACGCCGGGTACTTTAGTGCGTTCTGCTACTTCGTTAAAGTATTTTTGCTTGCCTAGGTAGTCTTGAAGGTCATCCTCACTTACTTTATGAGGACCTTCTTCTCCTTTAGCAATTTTTGCAGCGACCCCTCGGCAAACTGATCCTATCTTGCGTTCCAGAGATCGAACGCCCGATTCTCGTGTATGTTCTTCAATGATCTGTTTTATTGCCTCATCATCAATTTCAATTTGGTCTTCTTCAAGACCATTTTCCTTGATCTGCTTAGGCAGTAAGTGTTCTTTGGCAATCTCTGTTTTTTCTTGAAGCGTGTATCCGCTTATATTAATTATTTCCATTCGATCGCGTAACGGAGCCGGAATGGTATCTAAAGAGTTTGCCGTAGCAATAAACAGAACTTTGGAAAGGTCATAGTCCAGTTCAAGGTAATTGTCAGCGAAGCTATCGTTTTGTTCAGGGTCTAGCACCTCAAGCAGAGCAGATGTGGGGTCTCCGCGATAATCAGATCCTACTTTATCAATTTCATCAAGCATCATAACAGGATTGCTAGTCTCTGCTTTTTTCATCGCACGGATAATACGTCCGGGCAAAGCCCCGATATAGGTACGGCGGTGTCCTCGAATTTCTGCTTCGTCATGAATTCCGCCCAGGCTGAAGCGTTCAAATTTACGATTTAGAGCACGGGCAATAGATTTACCAAGTGAGGTTTTACCAACCCCGGGAGGGCCGTAAAAACAGAGGATTGGCGCCTTCATATCATTTTTCAGCTTTAGTACAGCTAGATACTCTATAATACGTTTCTTAACCTTATCGAGCCCATAGTGATCTTCATCAAGAACATTTTGAGCGTTTTCCAGGTCTAGGTTGTCATCGGAATATTTCTCCCATGGAAGATCAAGGATCCACTCAATATAATTATGGATAACTCCATAGTTGGGAGAGGAGTTAGGCGTACGATCAAGTCGTGTGAGCTCTTTTTCTACCGTTTCCTGAGCTTCTTCAGGAAGATCTTTTTCTTTAGCACGCTGGCGCAGGTTTTCAACTTCTTGGTGTTGTCCATCTTCGCCAAGGGCTTCCTGTATGGCTTTCATTTGTTGACGTAGGTAAAAGTCACGCTGTTGTTCGTCAATATCAGACTTCACCTTGGTACGAATCTCTTCGCTGAGATTCAATACCTGTAGCTCTTTGTTTAAATACTCCATCACCAGTTCTATGCGATCAGAGAACTGAAGTGTCTCTAATACTTCCTGTTTATCAGCAGTAGAGACATTGAGGTTTGAGGAGATAAAGTTAAGCAAAAAGGTAGGGCTGCTGATATTATTTATAGCAACCGATGCCTCTGATGGAATATTAGGGGAGAGGTTTACAATTTTGCTTGCGGTCTCTTTTACCGATCGGATCGAGGCATCAAGTTCAACCCCTTCAAGGTCCATCTGCTGGCGGTATGGTTTAACAGTAGCCTTAAAATAGGGATCCTTTTGTAAAAACTCCTCAACCTTAAAGGTTGTTTTTCCCTGGATGACAATACTTTTACTGCCATCAGGCATTTTTATCAGTTTAAGAATTTGTGCTACCGTACCAACCTCGTAAAGATCTTCTCCGTCAGGGTCTTCATCTTCTTCATCTCGTTGGCTTACAACCCCAATAGTTTTATCAGATTCGTACGCTTCTTTAACCAAGTTAAGGGAACGATCTCGTCCCACGGTAATTGGTACAACAACACCGGGGAAAAGTACAGTATTTTTAAGGGGAAGGATAGGTAACTCATCGGGGATTTCAGATTCCGTCAGCTCCTTTTCCTCCTCTTCAGACATTAGAGGTATCGCCTGTTCGAAATCATCGAACTGGTCTTCCAGATCCTCAAAGTCAGCAATATTATTGAAGATATTCTCCATGAAAAAGCAATAGTTTTATCAAAGTTTTTGTATTCTTGAATATAGACGATGCAAATAAAGAGCCAAGCGGCAACCTTCTACCAATTAGTCATGGTTACTGGCAAAATAACAAAATGTTCGGTTAATTAGTTGATGAGTTGACAGGTTGGCAGGAAAACAAGCATCAAAAATGAAACTGCAAACCTGCAAAGGCCCCGCCTATAAGTTCAGAGGTTAATGTTCGAGAACGAATTAATATTTGAGTACTGATGTTGAAGGTCCAATTCTTAGTTTCAATACCCGTTCCCAACCCAACTTGAGTGGGTAGCCCAGAAGCAATTCGGGTGCCTGCTCGTATTGGTAATTGTTTAAGAAGATAGCCTTCTATTCCAAGATGGACTGCCAGTTTAGTATTTGTAAATGCATTATCTTTTAAACCAAGGGTTAAATCTCCCATCAACTTGATTCTTGAGTACTCAATCATAATGCCGGCGTTTAAAGAAGTAGGAAGCAGGGTGTTGAATTCATCCTCATCTACGTTCTTACTCTGAAGTAAAGGATTTTCAAGATCTGTTGCTTGGTCAAAGTATGAAAGATACTGTCCATTGGATCCAATAAACATCGTTTCAACAGCAGGCTGTAGCCCGGTTGATACAGTATCTTTGGGGATTTCCAATTGAATGGGGGCGGTTCGATGTTGAATAATACCCACATCATTAAGTGACAGACCAACACGAATGGACTTTGAAGTGATAGACTTTTTGCCGCCTTTATTTATCGTGGAAAAGTCATTACCCAATGGAATAATATAGGTTACCCCCCAATCGAATCCCAGACCGTAGCCTGTATTATTTAGTTCCAGCTGGCGGTCAAAGTTATTTTTGATACTTTCACTGACCGAAGTTCCATTTCGATATGCCTGTAGTGCACGAGAGTAGCTGCCAGTTGACTGGTAGGAAAAAGAACTTGCGAATGTGGTACGGTTACCATCTTTGGAGCGAATATAACGAGCGTCGTATTTCATATTCATCCCCGGACCGGCAAGCACAAGTTTAGGGGCAATGCCGATGTATAACTTATTTATTTGCGGAGAAAGGCCATTTAGAAATGTGAATTCTCGCGAATAACCGAAAGAGAGTTCATAGAGATGGTTTCTTTGTTGGTGCAGTGTAAAGTCTCGAACATCATTATTTTTTAATTTTGCAAAATCATTAGAATACCAGCCACGTCCTACCTCTATTCTTGAAGCAAAACGAGCACGGGCAACGATAGAAAAAGCTTCATTTTCATTTTGCCATAAAGCGCCTCCCAAAATAACATCTGACCGTGTTTGATGTTCAGATTTTAGACGGTCAGATGGGTAGTTATTATCCAATATGGTATCACGTTCTTTGGTAGAAATGGAAACGTTTTTGGCTTGGTAGGGGAAATATATATTCGTAAAATTAGAATATTGGCTATTAGCATCGCTTGAAGATAAAACCGGTTCATGTAAAATGCCGAAATGTCCGAGCCCAATATGCCACTGTCCCGATCGGTTGCGTACCATTAAATTTGCTGGATTCCATAGTGTTGATTCGAATCCAGCGATATATGCTGTACCTCCCCCTCCAAGGGCCGTATTTCGCGCACCCAGTACCGGTTGAGCCATTGACATGTGGGGTACAACAGAGGCTATGGCCATCAGTATAAAGCCCCAAAAGGTAAAGGAAGTAAAGCTCGTTGAGTATTCCGGTTTAGTCATATGTTAAAGTGATAGATACTAGTTAGCCGATGACTTCGAGTTTTGCTACTCTGAGCATTAAAGTTTTTCGGCCTCGTCCCTTAAAAAAGACCACTACTTTTGTTCGTTCTCCTTTACCACTTCTATTGATAATTTTTCCAGGACCAAATACATCATGTTCTACTTTGGCACCAACTTGGAATGGGTCTTCGTCGGGATTATCGTAATGGATCTGTGTATTATTAGATGATCGATTATTTTTATTATACAGTGGTTTTTTCCAGTCGTATTCTACTTCAGTATTATTTTTTTGGGTATTCTTGTTTCTCGAATTTTTATTGTCTGAGAAGCGTTCCTTATCCTGTTTTATGGATCCACCCGTTTCGGTGCGTACTACATCAGCACTTACTTCGTCAAGGAAGCGAGAACGGATTTTTCGTTGTTCTTCGCCATATTTATATCGGCTTCGACAGTGACTAAAGAATAACTGTTCTTCGGCTCGGGTTATTGCCACATAAAAGAGGCGCCGTTCTTCTTCAATATTAACCTCTTCGTTGTTTCGGCTGCCTACCGGGAAAAGCTCTTCTTCGAGTCCTACTACAAAAACTACCGGGAATTCCAATCCCTTCGCGGCATGTACCGTCATCATGGTAACAGCCGGCTTTTCCTCATCATATTTATCAGTATCGGTAATAAGGCTGATTTCCTGAAGGAAAGCACTGAGTGTGGGATTATTATTATTTTTTTCGAAGTATGAGATGGCATTTTCGAGTTCTAAAATATTCTCCCTTCGCGTCATTGCCTTGGGCGTATTTTCCTCAACCAATGCTTTCATATAGCCTGATCGTTCGAGCAGCTTTTTTGTTACATTAATAAGCTTTTTACCACTGGCAAGATCTTGCTTCAGCTCGTTAATCATGGCTACAAACTCTTTTACGCTGTTTTCTGCCGGTTTGTAGACATCAGCTTCTTCAACATTTTCCAGTATGCGCCAAAGTGACTGATCGGTTTCACGAGCTTTAGCCATCAGGTCAGAAAGCGATTTATTCCCGATCCCACGCGAGGGTTCATTAATAATTCGCATAAGGTTGGTATCATCATCGGGATTTATCAATAATGTTAAATAAGCTAGTACATCTTTAACCTCTTTCCGTTGGTAGAAGGAAAGACCTCCCACTAGCTGATAGGTAATACCCTTGCGTCTGAAGGTTTCTTCAAAAACACGACTTTGGTAGTTTGTACGATAAAGAATTGCAAAATCACTGTAATCATATCCCTTACGAGCTTTTAAATCCCGGATATAATCTGCGACGCGATTGGCTTCGTCCCGTTCATCGTAGTTGTCTAAAACGGTAATGGTTTCTCCCATCCCGTTATCAGTCCACAATGTTTTATCCAGCTGCTGGGAGTTGTTTTTGATGATGGAATCAGCTGCTTTTAAAATAGCCTTTGTAGAGCGATAATTTTGTTCAAGGGGGATCTTTACGGCTTCCTCATAATCATTCTTAAAGTCCAGGATATTGCGTATATCAGCACCACGAAAAGAGTAGATGCTCTGCGCATCATCACCAACAACACAAAGGTTTTTATATTTATTGGCCAACATATTGGTCACTTTGTACTGGGCATGGTTGGTATCCTGATACTCATCAATCAAGATATACTTGAAGCGATCCTGATACTTTTCCAGGACATCTTCATGTTCCTCGAACAGTTCAATCGGCTTGATAAGGAGGTCATCAAAATCCATGGCATTATTCTGTTTAAGCCGCTCAATATAAATGCCATAAATTTTGGCTGTAATATCGTCTAGGGTACTATGAACAAACTTCTGATTGTAATGGTCCGGGCTAATAAGTTCGTTCTTGGCATCACTGATTCGGCGCTGAATAATTCGAGGTTTAACCTCTTTGGGATCGTATCCTTGCTCTTTGAGAATCTGTTTAATGGCATTCTTCGCATCATCCATATCGTAGATGGAATAATCAGAGGTAAATCCAATTCTTTCGGCCTCATAACGAAGGATTTTTGAAAAAACGGAGTGAAAGGTTCCCATCCACAATTTTTTGGCTTGCTCACCAATAAGCTGCTGAATACGCTGCTTCATCTCCCTTGCTGCCTTATTGGTAAATGTTAAGGCTAAAATTTCATTGGGAGCAGCTTTTTGCTGTTGAATAAGATAAGCAATGCGGTAAGTCAGTACTCGTGTTTTTCCACTACCTGCTCCTGCAACAATAAGGAGAGGACCTTCACTGTGACGTACAGCTCGTTTCTGCTGCTTATTTAAATCATGTATAAAATCGGGTTCCTTGGGCATAGGTATTTCGGAAAATAAGTATTATGGAACGTCAATTAAGCATATACAGCTAATATACCACTGTAATTCTATTTAAAGAGTGTATTTGCTTGTTAGTTATTGGCTGTTCTATTGATCTAATTCTTCTAAATTAGCTCGGAGTTTTTCGAGATTTGTCTCAGTATCTTCTTTCTTTTGTCGTTCACGCTGGACAACTTCTTCTGGGGCATTATTGACAAATCCGTCGTTATTTAGCTTTCCTTCAACAGATTTAAGAAACCCTTCTAGTCGGTCAATCTCTTTTTGAATTCGTTCTCGTTCTTTATCAAGATCAATAAGTCCTTCAAGGGGTACAAATATTTCTGTTCCCTCAATAACAGAGGATGCCGATTTTTCTGGTTTTTCCAGATCTGCTTCTGCCTTAAAGGTCGCAATCGATTGCAGCTTATGGAAAATCCATTCATTTTCATGAAGGGCTTTTGCTGTTTTTTCGTCTTTTGCCTGGATAATTAGCTTGATATCATCATTGGGACTCAGCTTAAATTCAGCACGGATATTTCGTATAGCTGAGATCATTTTCTGAATAAGTGAAAACAAAGCCTGATCAGAATCAGAAACAGCCGACTCATTAAATGTGGGCCAGGAAGAAACGATCATGGCTTCTTCGGTGCTACGTTCTCGAATATGTTGCCAGATCTCTTCGGTAATGAACGGCATAAACGGATGCAAGAGTTTCATCAGCTGTTCAAAGAAGTTGAAGCCGCGACTCAGACGATCTGCGGGGATATTAGCTCCCGATTCATCTGCTTTAATAAGTTCGATGTACCAGTCACAGAAATCGTCCCAAATAAGCGAATAAATTTTATGCAGTGCCTCATTGATTCGAAACGATTCCATGTCTTTATTAATAGCGTCAATCGTTTCGTGTAGTCTCGAGAGCATCCAGCGGTCAACTAAGTTACTCTCATCAATTTCCAGTGAATCGGAAATAGTTGTGCCTTCAGTTCGGTTCATCGACAAGAAACGGAAAGCATTCCAGATCTTGTTGGCAAAATTTCGACCTTGTTCACAGAGTTGCTCTTCAAAAAGCAGATCGTTGCCGGCAGGGGAGGAGAACAACATTCCCACACGAACACCGTCGGTACCGTACTGTTCCATCAATTTAATAGGATCGGGAGAGTTCCCAAGTGATTTTGACATCTTTCGCCGCTGACTGTCACGAACAATACCAGTATAATAGACATTGCTAAAGGGTTTTTCGCCTTCAAATTCGTAGCCCGCAATAATCATTCGAGCTACCCAGAAAAACATAATTTCAGGAGCGGTAACCAGATCTTGTGTAGGATAATAGTATTCCAGCTCTTCATTCGCTTCACCAGTACGGATAAATTCCGGATCAAAAACGGTGATAGGCCACAACCAAGAAGAGAACCAGGTATCCAATACGTCTTCATCTTGGTGGATATCTTCGGCCGTTAATTCTGCATTGCCTGATTTTTCTTGAGCCTTTTCTACTGCCTCGTCTTCAGTTTTGGCAACGACATAATCAGTTTTTCCGTCTCCATAATACCAAGCCGGTATGCGCTGCCCCCACCAGAGCTGACGAGAGATACACCAATCGCGAATATTGTTC includes:
- a CDS encoding valine--tRNA ligase — encoded protein: MDKSTASQDIPKHFKPGSIEDKWYSFWEDNGFFHSEPDDDRESYTVVIPPPNVTGVLHMGHMLNNTIQDVLVRRARMQGKNACWVPGTDHASIATEAKVVQKLRKEGITKADLTRKEFLEHAWDWTDEHGGIILQQLRKLGASCDWERTRFTLEDDLYEAVIDCFIELYNRGYIYRGKRMINWDPEAQTALSDEEVIHREEQSKLYHVRYKIKDSDEWVTIATTRPETILADTAVCVNPADERYEDLIGQTAIIPIVGREVPIIADDYVDMDYGTGCLKITPAHDENDYEIGQKHNLEIIDMLNADGTLSEEAAHYVGKDRFEARDLVIKELEASGQLVEIEEMTNKVGYSERTDAIIEPRLSLQWFCKMDELAKPAQENVMNDNIQFHPAKFKNSYNHWMNNIRDWCISRQLWWGQRIPAWYYGDGKTDYVVAKTEDEAVEKAQEKSGNAELTAEDIHQDEDVLDTWFSSWLWPITVFDPEFIRTGEANEELEYYYPTQDLVTAPEIMFFWVARMIIAGYEFEGEKPFSNVYYTGIVRDSQRRKMSKSLGNSPDPIKLMEQYGTDGVRVGMLFSSPAGNDLLFEEQLCEQGRNFANKIWNAFRFLSMNRTEGTTISDSLEIDESNLVDRWMLSRLHETIDAINKDMESFRINEALHKIYSLIWDDFCDWYIELIKADESGANIPADRLSRGFNFFEQLMKLLHPFMPFITEEIWQHIRERSTEEAMIVSSWPTFNESAVSDSDQALFSLIQKMISAIRNIRAEFKLSPNDDIKLIIQAKDEKTAKALHENEWIFHKLQSIATFKAEADLEKPEKSASSVIEGTEIFVPLEGLIDLDKERERIQKEIDRLEGFLKSVEGKLNNDGFVNNAPEEVVQRERQKKEDTETNLEKLRANLEELDQ